The following coding sequences lie in one Cannabis sativa cultivar Pink pepper isolate KNU-18-1 chromosome 5, ASM2916894v1, whole genome shotgun sequence genomic window:
- the LOC133037782 gene encoding uncharacterized protein LOC133037782, with translation MKMDCPMRKKNKYKGRAMLADWLNSDEEDSEEEGKNEVANMCMMALDDGVSISNQNDCDSENDDDNLDMSYDELSNSFKELFDDFGKLLVKNQTLREKTNMLLKEIEILKINEKELIA, from the coding sequence atgaagatggattgtccaatgagaaagaagaacaaatacaaaggaagggcaatgttggcggattggctcaatagtgacgaagaggactccgaagaagaaggaaagaatgaagtggcaaacatgtgcatgatggcacttgatgatggggtaagcatttctaaccaaaatgattgtgatagcgaaaatgatgatgataacttagatatgtcatatgatgagttgtctaattcatttaaggaactatttgatgattttggtaaattgcttgttaaaaaccaaacccttagagagaagaccaacatgcttttaaaagaaattgagattttgaaaataaatgaaaaagaacttatagcttaa